In Cupriavidus taiwanensis, the following are encoded in one genomic region:
- a CDS encoding acyltransferase, producing MPRGRFAFVTGIVSWTLLIASTLFWCALLFPLALLKLVLPFAAVRRRIDPLLNGIATAWISGNTGWFSWIQREPWDIRGNDGLRYADWYLVNCNHQSWADIFVLQRSLNRRIPLLKFFLKQQLIYVPVIGLAWWALDFPFMKRHGKAQLRRNPALRRQDQETAKRACAKFSLVPTSVMVFAEGTRFSEAKRAAQDSPYRHLLKPKAGGLAVALNAMGSKFRSLIDVTIVYPEGAPGFWDLACGRAGPVLVRMRQLPVPPSFCEADYGSDKAFRTEFHHWLTRQWEAKDAEIDALTPPRQG from the coding sequence GTGCCGCGCGGGCGCTTCGCCTTTGTCACCGGCATCGTCAGCTGGACCCTGCTGATCGCCAGCACGCTGTTCTGGTGCGCGCTGCTGTTTCCGCTGGCGCTGCTGAAGCTGGTGCTGCCGTTCGCCGCGGTCAGGCGGCGCATCGATCCGCTGCTCAACGGCATTGCCACCGCCTGGATCTCCGGCAACACCGGCTGGTTCTCGTGGATCCAGCGCGAGCCGTGGGACATCCGCGGCAACGACGGGCTGCGCTATGCCGACTGGTATCTGGTCAACTGCAACCACCAGTCGTGGGCCGATATCTTCGTGTTGCAGCGGTCGCTGAACCGGCGCATCCCGCTGCTGAAGTTCTTCCTGAAGCAGCAGCTGATCTATGTGCCGGTGATCGGGCTGGCCTGGTGGGCGCTGGACTTTCCGTTCATGAAGCGCCACGGCAAGGCCCAGCTGCGGCGCAATCCGGCATTGCGGCGCCAGGACCAGGAAACGGCCAAACGCGCCTGCGCGAAGTTTTCGCTGGTGCCGACCAGCGTGATGGTGTTCGCCGAAGGCACGCGCTTTTCCGAGGCCAAGCGCGCCGCGCAGGATTCCCCTTACCGCCACCTGCTCAAGCCCAAGGCCGGCGGGCTGGCGGTGGCGCTGAACGCGATGGGCAGCAAGTTCCGCTCGCTGATCGATGTCACCATCGTCTACCCGGAAGGCGCGCCGGGCTTCTGGGACCTGGCCTGCGGGCGCGCGGGTCCGGTGCTGGTACGCATGCGCCAGCTGCCGGTGCCCCCTTCCTTCTGCGAGGCCGACTACGGCAGCGACAAGGCCTTCCGCACCGAATTCCACCACTGGCTGACACGCCAGTGGGAGGCCAAGGATGCGGAGATCGATGCGCTGACGCCGCCGCGCCAGGGCTGA